In the genome of Syntrophorhabdaceae bacterium, the window GCATTTATAATTCCTCCGTATAAAGATCGTTTGTTTTGTTCATATGACGGTAACTATCACCTTTCGTTCCCGGGGACCGTCAAACTCCATCAGGAATATACCCTGCCATGTACCCAGATGGAGGCGGCCCTCGGAAAAAGGTATCGTCACCGAGGTTCCTACAAGGGCGGCCCTGATATGGGCGTGGGAGTTGCCTTCCCTGTGCCTGTAGTGAAAGTCCCTCGGCGCCAGCCGTTCCAGCCCGTCGAGGAGGTCTCTCATTACGTCAGGGTCTGCGTGCTCGTTGATCGTGAGCCCGCAGGTGGTGTGGGGCGTGTAGACATGGACAATTCGTCCCTCCCGCCTTCCTCTCACCAGGCCGGCGACCTCCGCCGTAATATCCTTCCCTTCCACGTCTCGCGACGTCCTCACCTTCAATTCGAGCATATCGACCATCGGGCCCATCTATTTCCCGCAACCTTTAAGCGCCATAAAATTGAGTCTCCCTATGACGAGAATATATCACAACCCCCTTGAAATTGCATGGGGCAAAAAAATAGATGCATCCATAGCCTTCCTTCCGGTCCATTCCCGCATTATCCCTGCCGCAGCCGAATTTTGCGGTGAATTTCGCGAAAAGATCATTGTGGCAGGGGTGAAGAGGGCCTTCCTCCCCTCTCTTCGATAAGAGAAGCAGGAAACAGGAGATCTGCGGGCATGGAATTACCTTGACAAAGGACTTCGACTTTGTTACCGTAGCTTCTGTGGGGGGAGGTAAGTCTCTAAGATCACAGACAAAACGCCAAAAGTTTGACACTAGTCCATGTAGCTGAAACTCGATGCGAGGTATGGTCGCATCAAATTTTGGTTCGCGAGTCGCATCATTGATTCTTTCCTTGGAAAGCACACCGGAATAGCTGTCAGCAGATAAAAGTTCCCTCCATGCCCCGGAAACCGCCGTGCTTCCGGCTAATTATAGAGGCAGTCCGGAGGAGCATTCCTCTCGATAGAGATGCTTCGTGCCGAAAGGCACCGACATTTTCCGTTCTCCTTAAGAAATTTGCCGGCAGGCCGATCAATAACACGGAACCCCGAGAGTCGGTCGCTACCGCGTGTCGCGCGCGGAGCAGGTCCCGACCGACATGTAATTAAATTTAAGCAGATACCGCGAGTGGTGGAGAGATATGATCAGAGTTTTTCTCGCCGACGACCATCCCATTGTCCGGACGGGAGTCCAACTGATGTTGGACGGGCAGGCGGACATGAATGTAATAGGAGTGGCGGGGAACGGCCGGGCCGCGGTGCGGGAAGTAATGAAACTCCGTCCGGATGTGGCGGTTATGGACATCACGATGCCGGAGCTTAACGGGATCGATGCAACGGAACAGATTTGCGAAAAAAACCCTTCGACAAGGGTGATAATCCTCTCTATGCACTCCGATATGCCCCATGTATTCCGTGCTTTAAGGGCAGGCGCCTCAGGATATGTAATGAAGGAGTCGGAGGCGGAAGAGCTTATTTCGGCGGTCCGCGCCGTCCATAACGGCGGCAGGCATTTGAGCGAGCCGATCGCGGAGAAGCTGATCGATGACTACATACTCCACTACCGCTACATCGAACAGGGCGATCCGCTCTCAAAATTGAGCTCCAGGGAAAAGGAGATCCTCCTCTACGTGGTGCAGGGAAAAACGAGCAAAGAGATAGGTTCCGCCCTCGGACTTTCAAAGAAAACCGTAAATACCTACCGTTACAGAGTGATGGAGAAGCTCTCCATCACGGATATACCGGGTCTCGTAAGGTTTGGAATGCAAAATGGGTTAACTCCGGAAAACATACCTTATCAGCCATGAAGCGATATACGAAAGGCTTACAACATTTGTCAAAAGAATCCTACAACATTGTAATATGGTTTTGTCACAACCTTCCCGGGCCGCTCATTATCTCCGGAGTGGATCAAAAAACGGACGCAACTGACCGAGTGCTCGGAGGGCATCTGTCACAACACAACATAAACTATCAAAATGGTATATCCCGGGATAATTGGTATCGAATAGGGATATCACGGACTATGGACCGGATATTTTTTAAAACCTTAGGGGAAGATGGGGAGGAATAAGGTAATCTGCCGGCGTACATAAAGAGTCCAAGGTGTCCTACATACAAAAACATACAATTATTACAAAATACTACTTCATTATCTTACTCTCGCACATGGGGATTGCGACTACAAAAGGGGTGGGACCGGAGCTGTCTTCAGACGGCAATGGCGGTAGCCTGTTTTGGAATAGACTCTGTGAAAGCGGTATTCCCGTAGATCGATAGAGATCTCTTCCCGGTGATGCAATAACACTCACATGAACCGAACCAATCCTTTAAATTCTTCCACCGATATTCGAATCGCAGTCTATCTGATCGATGACAACGCCCTCTCCAGGGAAGGGCTGAGGAATTTTCTCGAGGGGGAACCCGGTATCGAGGTGAAAGGGCATGCCGCCCTTGGACCCAAAACCGTCGAACAAATGGCTCTTGCGCCTCCGGACGTGGTGATTTTGGCGCCTCACCACCATGTGGAGGCGGCGAAGGATGTGATCAGGGATATCCTGAAACTGGGCCCGCCGGTTCAACTGATGGTAATCTCCGAGAGAATGGTTTTTGAGGAACTCTGCCGGTTGCTTCAGGCCGGCGTCAAAGGCTGCGTGCTTTATGATTCGGTCGACAGCGAGATCATCAGGGCTATACGCGCGGTCCATGCCGGCAAACGCTACCTGAGCTCGGCCGTCTCCCACGCCCTCGTTGACGATTATATAAAAAAGGGCGTCCTGTCGGTCCATGCCAAGGACCCGCTCTTATCTCTGAACATGCGTGAGAAGGAAGTCCTGCAGCTCGTAGTGGAAGGAAAGGGCAGCGGGACCATCGCGGATATCCTCAATCTCTCGGTCAGCACGGTCAATACCTACCGCTCCAGGGTAATGAAGAAACTGGGGCTTCGGGACCTTCCGGGCCTCGTGCGATTCGCGATTCAGAATAAAATAACCCCCTCTCATCCTGACCTTCGACGTCCCACATGAAAAACATGAAACCAGGTGAAATCAATGCCCGCCGGTGAGCGCCGTGAAGGAGCCCGCACCAATCTCGATATCAGGGACCTTTCCTATACGGGATGCCGTCTCGACGATCTCGCGATCCTTTCCTATAACCTCCTGGATCTGAGCTCCAATGGGGCCCAGATGGATGTCCGTACGGGCGAGGCGGATGACATGAGGCCTCTCGATAAGGGCGACGTCATCGATCTGCTCCTCTCTCTCAGGTCCGATACCCCCGAGGGCGCGTCCTTTGACCGGGGAAGGATCATGTGGGCCGGGAAGGCAGACACTGCCGCTATCGTCTCCTGCGGTATTCATCTGGAAAATGCGCCTGATACGGCTTGGGAAGACGCCCCGTTATGGTCGCGCCTTTCCCTGTCCCTCGAAACCTCGAATATAATTCTGGAGGACCCTGACCTCGGCTCGGCGGATGAGTTCTATCACGCCCTTGTCGACCATGCCATATCATTGAAAAAGAGTATGGCGAAGGAACTCGAACGCCTGTCCGCCCTCCCGGAATTTTCCGACGATGACGCACGGGATATCCTGACCATGTCTAAGACAGGGTGCCTGGACGATATAGGACAATTGCAATCACGCGTGAAACCTGCAAAAGCTGCCCCGGACATCGGGCCGACTGAGGTCATGGGGCTCACCTACGAGGAGATTTGCGCCATCGTGAAGGGTGCCTCGAAGCGGCTCGATTTTTCCCTCGGGCCTTATTGCCGCGACGGGAACGAGCCACTTCACCGGATTACCTCTCTTCACCGGGAGCTCCTTGCGGACCATAATGCCCTGGTGCTCCTGAGAACGGGTTACCTCGCCTATGTGTACCAGAATTCTGAAAGTTCCCTTTAAACTTTCTATTAAGTTGCAGCCTTTCCTGCCCGATAAGTCATTAAGAGGTATATGGCTTAAGTGGAGTCTATCAAAGACATCGGACGGAGAGATTTCTTCAGGAGTTTCGCAAAAGTGGCCGGTATCGCCGCCATGGCGGCAGGAGGGGTTACCATGAAACCCGCCGCGGCCGACGCCTTCTTCTTCGGACCGAAGATTGACCCCAGGTGGAAGGGCCTGGTCGCCAATCTCAAGGAATATATCACCCGCACCTATGTGAAATATGACATGACGAAGGCATCGGCAGCCCTGCAGAATCTCGCGCCTTACGGGATTACGGAGCAGGATGTGACACCCCTGCAGAACGTGAACCGCTGCCTGCTGCCAAGGGACATGTTCCTCACCCACTATTATGTGGGCTCCACCGCGGCGGTCCCTTCCATAAAACTCTTCAATATCTCGTCCAGAGGCAGCTTCGACGGTTTTATGGTAGACGGCTACAGGAGGACCACCCTCTTCGGAAAAAAGCTCGATCCTTACGAACGGGTGCTCCTGGGGGAGGAGATCTTCTCCACTCTCGATATCCCACCGGTCGCAATGCCCTATAATCTCGCCGCCCCCGGATCCACCCGGCCCGAATGGGTGATCGCCATCCCCTACGGCTGGATACACGACCTTTACGGCAGGCAATCTTCCGGCATCGAAGAGCGCCTCGTAGAGGAGTTGACCATTCACGAGATCACCCACATCGTCCATCAGACACGAGAAGAGCTCCTTCCTTTCCTCGCCCAATTCGGGTACAGGATGGATGAAGAGCAGCCCGTGGGGAGCATAAGCGACATCGTGGCCTATCTCAGGGTCAAGCCCGTCACTTTTCACCAGGCCGAGCGCCTGATCCTCGAGCGGATCTATGACGTCGATTCCTACTACGGCGATACGGGAAACGTGGCCCACCTCATCGCGCTCCGTCAGATAAGGGACGGGATTTTGAGGCTCGCGGTCGAGATGAACAGGACCGACCCGAAATATCCTTCCAATATCCTGAAATTCTCCGACCAGCAATGCTACGCATGCATGGCCTATCTTTACAACAGGGCCGCCGACCAGTTCGCCCTGAGGAAGAACCAATTCTCCGAACCCTTTGCAGCCTGACAGGTTGCGTTTCCAATTACACAATGTGAAGCGGGCCCCGGCCGCGCTTCCTACCCCTCGAAGCTGACACTGATACCAACCTTTTTTCTGATCGTAAAAGGACGCGAAATGCCGTCCCCGCAATAATAGGATTGCGTACGTAGTCGATTTACAGGAATTGTGTGACAGAGTTTCAATACCCTAACGGAGGTGCTGGTATGAAGAGGATATTTGGCATTGGATTCGTTCTTCTATGCCTGTTGGTTGCAGCCGTGCCGTCACACGCAACGGTTGCGTCCGACGTGAACGCAGGCAAACCCATGAACAACATATTTCAGGACGCATTAAAATCAGGGCTCAATAACGATCAGATCGTGCAGCAGGCGATTCAGGCAGGGGCGGCCCCGAGTGCCGTCGTAAAAGCGGCGCTCCAGGCAGGCGCACCCGCCGCGGCCGTAACCACGGCAGCAATCAGAGTAGGGGCCCCGCCCGCGATAGTTGCCTGTGAGGCCGTAATGGCCCAGGCAGGCGCCGCCGCCCAGGTCGTGACCGCCGCGCTCCAGGCAAGGCCCGACGCAGGGTCTTTCATCGTCGGCGCGGCAGTGCGCTGCGCTCCCACTCAGGCAGGCCCGATCGTCACCGCGGCGATTAAAGCCGGGATGCCGGCCGCTTCAGTGGTAACGGCTGCGATAGGCTCCGGCGGATCGCCCATGATCGTCGTCCAGGCGGCAATCGCGGCAGACAAGACCTATGCGAGAATGATCGTCAAGGCTGCCATCGAGTCAGGCGGCGCTCCCCAGATGGTGAGTGACGCGGCTCTCAGGGCAGGCGCATCGGAAGCGGACGTAAAGCAGGGCACTTCTGAAGCAGTAGCCCCCACGGCTCCTGCCGGTGCAGTAGCCGGCGCTTTTGCAGCACCCGCGCCTCCTCCTCCCCCCGGAACAGGCGGCGGCGGTGGTGGTGGCGGCGGTACGGCGAGCAGGTCCCGCTAAGGGCCCGCTTCACCGAAGAGTAAGGCAGCAACAAATGGGAAAGGCGGATGGCTGCCCGGAGAGTGTCGCGCCACGCGGCAGGGCAGCCATTCATGAAAAGGAACATTCCGAACATTCGTGACAGAGGAAGGGAGTCCATTATGCGGAAGGGGCACAGAATTGAAATTGCAGGTATCACGGGAGCTCTGGCGTGTCTCGTGATGATTATTTTTTGCGGCAGCGCCAGGGCCGAATGGGGCATGGGGAATCTCAAGATATACCCAGAATTCTCCGTGGCGGAGACCTACAGGTCGAATATCTATCAGACCCAATCGGACAGGAAGTCTGACTGGATCACCACCACCCGCGCGGGTGCCAGAATGGAGTACAAGTTCGGCGCAAAGCACATGCTCACCATGGGGTATAACGCCGGTTTTCTCAATTACACTCATAATACGACCAACAACTATTGGGATCATGTCGCCCACAGTCTTCTCAGCCTCAACTTTCCCGGAGGCCTCGAGGTAAATCTCGGCACCAGGTTCTTAAAGAGCACCATCGAGCAGACGGCGACGGTAGCCCACACAAGGCCCTATGAGCGGTCCTTCACGGATTTCTCGACCGCCTATAGGTTTGCGGATAGGTGGAAGGCCGAGGCAAAGTACAACAGGGAGCAGCTCTCTTTCGACCATACCGTCGACAAGGGGCAGAACTTCTGGCAGAACCTCTACGGCGGCGTCATGTACTACCGGTTCACGGCCAGGACATCGGCTCTCACCGAATATAACTACGTGCAGAAGACCTTCCCCAACAACCGGGTTGCAAACAGCTCGAGCAACAACATGTATTTCGGTGTTGCCTTCGATCCCGCGGGAAAATTGAGGGGAGACTTCAAGGCAGGCTACGGGTGGAAACAATTCGACCACGACCTTGCGACTCGCGACAACAGCCCCAAGAACTGGATCATGGCGGCAAACCTGATCCAGGACTTCACGAAATACACCTCCGTCTCGTTCAACGCCGCGAGGTCCTTCTACGATGATACGGACTTCGGGAATGCATCGTACATCGGCACCGGCGCAGGGGCCACGTTCCAGCACTTCTTCACCCAGAAGATCGGAAGCACCGCGACCGCGATCTATCGCTATAACGAATATCTCGATTACAATGCCGACCCGGTGACGGCCCAGCAGAAGAAACGCGTGGATAAGAGATGGGATTTTGGAGTGGGCGCCATCTATAGAATGAACAGGTGGATTGAGGGCAGGCTCGAATACCAGTACATTACCAAGAATTCCAATTTCGAGACCTATTCTTTCGATGAAAACAGGGTCATGCTGAAGATCATAGTGACCCCATAGGAGACCGAAGGTAATAAATATCATGAAATGTGTGCGTCTGGGTCTATCGTTACTCGCAGCAGTTGCAGTCTTTATCGTTTCCCTTTCACCCGGCATCTCGGACCGGTCCATTCTCATGCCCTCTGCCGCGCTCGCGGCTGAACAGAGCTACGTGGTCGGGCCCGAGGACGAGCTGGCCATCACCGTATGGGACCATCCCGATCTGGGCAGGAAGACGAGAGTGAACCTCGAGGGGATGATCAGTTTCCCCCTGATAGGCGAGGTAAGGGCAGCGGGAAAAAGCCTGATTCAACTGGAAACGGACATTAAGGCGAAGCTCGCGAACGGTTTTATCGTAGACCCTCACGTGACCATTCAGATCACCGAATACAGGAGCCAGAAAATTTCCATCATCGGGGAAGTGAACCAGCCCGGTGCATATCCCCTCACCAAAAAGACGACCCTCGTCGAGGCAATCGCCATGGCAGGGGGCGTGAAGCAGGAAGCGGACCATGAAGTCATGATCGTGAGACCCAGGACGGGCAACCCGAAAGGCGGCGCCCTACTCCCCAACCAGGTCGACCCCAATGACGTGATCAAGGTGCCCATCAGGGATGTGCTCGAAGGGGAGAAAACCCATAATATAGAAGTAATAAACGGCGACACCATATTCGTGCCGAAGATCAAGGTCTTCTACGTCACCGGCGAAGCGAAGCGGCCGGGACAGTATACCTACCTGAAAGGCATGACCGTCCTGAACGCCATCAGCACCGCAGGAGGCTTCACCGAAAAGGCGTCCAAGAGAAAAGTAAGGATCGTCCGCGAAAAGGGCGGCAAGAAAGAAGAATTAGCCGCCGCCCTCGAAAATCAGATAGAACCGGGAGACACGATAGTGGTGCCGGAGAGCTTCTGGTAAGATCCGGTTCCGCGGCACCACCTTTACAGATTCGATTCGAAAATAAACAGCAGTACATGGAGCATCGGGGGGCCTTCGGCCGTCGATGATCTTCCGTTGGAGGTAAAATGAACATCCCAGGGCAGGAAAAAGAGGTCCATATATACGATTATCTGCGGGTCCTCTACAAGTGGCGAAAGCAGGCAATCATCTTCCTCGCCGCGATCGTCTTCACCGTGACTGTCGCATCCTTCCTCATGACCCCCATTTACAAGGGGAGCACGAGGATCCTGATAGAAAGGGAGGCGCCCAAGGTCCTCAATATGCAGGACGTTATGCCCATATCCTTGGATGCCGTAAGTACCGATTTCTACCAGACACAATATAAAATTCTGCAGTCGCGTACCGTGGCGCTTAGAGTGGTGAAAACGCTTAATCTTGCAGCGAACCCTTTATTTAACACTACAAAGTTTCCGAAAGGGAGAGAGCCAGACAAGAGGACTCTGGACCTGATATTGGCGGAGAGACTCTTGAAGCGCTATAAGGTCCAGCCCATAAGGAACAGCAGGCTCGTTGATTTAAGCTTCGAGAGTCCGAGTCCCCAATTTGCCGCCGATGTTACGAACGCCATCGCCCAGAGCTTTATCGTTAATGCCATGGAATCCAAAACGAACACCTCCCAAGAAGCCAAGGAATTTCTCACCAAACAAATCGAGGACCAGAGAAGGCAGTTGGAAGAATCGGAGCAGGCACTTCAGAATTATAAAGAAAAATACGGAATTGTCCAACTTACCCAAGTTCCCGGCCAGAAAGAGAGCGAAAACATTGCTATGCAACGGCTCACGGGCCTAACCTCGAATCTCATTCAGGCCCAGACGGTGCGACTGGAAACAGAGGCGCGATACAGGGAGGTTAAAGATCTTCTTGACAAAGGAGCCTCCTATGAAGCCATCCCTCCCATCAGCAACAACTATCTTATCCAACAGCTCAAGGTCCAGGAGGCCCAGTTTGAGGCCCAGATGTCCGAATTTTCACAGAAATTCGGAGAAAAACATCCAAAGATGATCCAGCTCAAGAAAGAGTTGGATGGAGTGCGCCAGAAAATAAAAACGGAAGCCCAACAGGTGATAATCTCCCTGAAAAATGAGTATCAGATAGCCAGGGCTAAAGAGGACTCAGCCCGGGGCGCGATGAATGCACAGAAGGCCGAGGCACAGAAACTGAGCGAGCACGGCATTCAATACGGTGTGTTATCGAGAGAAGTTGAAAAGAATAGGGAGCTTTATGAAAACCTGCTCAAGAGGCTCAAAGAGACGTCGGTAGTGAGAGAACTCGGTACAACCAACATCAGTATTGTGGACTATGCCGAACTTCCACGGGTCCCCGAGCGACCGAAGAAGGCCCAGTATATCCTTCTCTCTTTCTTGGTTGGGGTATTTCTCTCAGTAGGCCTAGCCTTCTTCCTCGAATACCTGGACAATACCGTGAAAGTTCCCCAAGATATAGAAACCATCATGGACATTCCCTGTGTTGCCCTAATACCCACCATCAATTTTGCCGAGGAATTGGGAGACACATCGGCAGCGAATCACGAGCTCATCGTCTTTCATAAACCTAAATCGACCGTATCGGAAGCCTTCCGTAGTCTCCGGACCGCGATACTCTTCTCCTTCCCTGTCAATTCCCATAGAACACTTCTTCTTACGAGCTGTGTTCCGAGGGAAGGGAAAACCTTTATTACCGCAAATTTTGCCCTTGTCATGGCCTATTCCGGCGAATCGGTACTCTTGATAGACGCCGACATGCGTAAGCCCCAGACCCATGCGGTGTTCGGCCTGAGCAACGAAAAAGGATTAAGTAACGCCATCGTCGGTGAAGAACCGAGAATTCATAAATCGGTGCTCCATGAGAAGCTAGATATTATGACCTCCGGTCCTATACCACCGAATCCGGCGGAGCTTCTCGGCTCTAAGCATATGACCGACCTACTTGAGAGTCTGAAGCAAAAGTATGACAATATCATCATCGACTCACCGCCTTTAACCTCGGTTACCGATCCCATCATCCTCAGCAGGCTTGTCGATGGTGTCATTTCTATCGTTCACGGAGGCACTACTACCCGTGACATGGCAAGACGAGGCGCAGCCCAGCTTCGCGACATAAATGCCCGGCTTATCGGCGCTGTGCTCAACAACATCGATATAGGGAAGGAGAATTATTATTACTCCCACTACTACAACTATTACTATTACCACGACTACTATGGCGAGGACGGCACTAAGAAGAAGAAAGGCAGGCGAGGTGAACCACAGAACGGAAATTCATCTGTAGCATCCTTATTGAAACGGCCGATATTCGGGAGCAAGAAGAACGACAGAAAGAGCGCATAACACAATGACAGATATACATGTGCATGTATTGCCGGCTCTAGATGACGGCCCGGACAATATGGATGATGCTATCGCCATGTGCGCCATGGCGGCCGATGATGGAATCGATACAATGGTGGCGACCCCGCACATGGGAAATGGAACCTACGAGAACAGCAAAGAAATTGTTTTTGAAAATGTAAACCAGCTTAACACCGAACTTAGCGCTCGCAATATTCATCTCCGTGTCCTGCCGGGCGCAGACAACCACGTAAGCGAACAGCTCGATAAACTCCTTCAGAATGGCGAGGCAATAGCAGTCAATGATAACGGCCGGTACGTGCTCGTAGAATTTCCAAAGCACATCATGCCGCCCCGCTATCTAGACTGGCTTTTTGAACTGAGGCTCAAGGGGTTGACTCCCATTTTTACTCATCCCGAAAGGCATACGGTAATCCAAAGCAATACGGACCTGCTAAGGGAATGGGTTCACGGAGGAGGCCTCGTCCAGGTAACCGCCATGAGTGTCACCGGAGAATTCGGCCGGAACACAAGAAAGTGCGCCGAAGCCCTTCTCAAACACCACCTTGTCCACGCAATAGCCTCAGACGCCCACTCTAAAAGCCACCGCCGCCCAATCCTGTCAAAAGCTTTAAAAGCAGCTAAAGATATTACGGACCCGGATTACGCGGAAAAGCTCGTGAATGATTTCCCTGAAGCGATCGTAAATGGGATAGATTTTGTAATACCCGAGCCGCTAGCGGAGAAGAGAACATTTTTTGATCGTGTCAGAGGAAGATAGTAGGATCGTAATTGATGGTAGCTGGTAATTTGTAGCAACTCATTGTTAAAGCCTGAAGATGAGAATTGACCGTGGAACTTGAGGAACTTCAGATCTATGGAATCGCAAGAGAATTGAGCAGAATCGGTTGGAATGTATATCGAGAATTGAAAAACGAGTACAGATTTGGAATCGGAAGACAATATCTTGAAGCAGCTGATTCGGTCGGTGCGAATATTGCCGAAGGTTATGGAAGATATCACTATCTGGATTCGATTAAATTCTATTATAATGCCCGCGGATCACTCTGGGAATTCAAGCATTGGACCGATCTTCTCCACGAAAGGGATCTGATTTCAAAAGAAGTGCACGAAGAATCGGTGACGAAGTGAATAGATTGGGCTTAAAAATTAACAATTTCATAGCATCGATATAATCAAAGGTGAATAAATAATGTATAAGGGTAATTTGGGTTAACGATAGTAATTTGTTGTTCCAGTCCTTCTGGCAACGAATTACCATGAATTACTAAATTACTATTAATAACGATCTATCACATGGCATCTTATACAATACTAATTGGCCTAATAGTTCTCATAGTCGGTTGCCCGCTCGCCATCGGCTCGGTCTATATCATCACTTATTCGGCTATGGAGATCATTGTTTTCAGCTTACTACTCATACATATCTGGACTTTTAAGAGAGGAAACCAGCCTTCCAATACCAATTCGGAATCCAAAACCAAGAGACCGGAGCTTCCCGACAACTATTACCGAAAGACC includes:
- a CDS encoding secondary thiamine-phosphate synthase enzyme YjbQ; amino-acid sequence: MGPMVDMLELKVRTSRDVEGKDITAEVAGLVRGRREGRIVHVYTPHTTCGLTINEHADPDVMRDLLDGLERLAPRDFHYRHREGNSHAHIRAALVGTSVTIPFSEGRLHLGTWQGIFLMEFDGPRERKVIVTVI
- a CDS encoding response regulator transcription factor, which encodes MIRVFLADDHPIVRTGVQLMLDGQADMNVIGVAGNGRAAVREVMKLRPDVAVMDITMPELNGIDATEQICEKNPSTRVIILSMHSDMPHVFRALRAGASGYVMKESEAEELISAVRAVHNGGRHLSEPIAEKLIDDYILHYRYIEQGDPLSKLSSREKEILLYVVQGKTSKEIGSALGLSKKTVNTYRYRVMEKLSITDIPGLVRFGMQNGLTPENIPYQP
- a CDS encoding response regulator transcription factor, coding for MNRTNPLNSSTDIRIAVYLIDDNALSREGLRNFLEGEPGIEVKGHAALGPKTVEQMALAPPDVVILAPHHHVEAAKDVIRDILKLGPPVQLMVISERMVFEELCRLLQAGVKGCVLYDSVDSEIIRAIRAVHAGKRYLSSAVSHALVDDYIKKGVLSVHAKDPLLSLNMREKEVLQLVVEGKGSGTIADILNLSVSTVNTYRSRVMKKLGLRDLPGLVRFAIQNKITPSHPDLRRPT
- a CDS encoding outer membrane beta-barrel protein produces the protein MRKGHRIEIAGITGALACLVMIIFCGSARAEWGMGNLKIYPEFSVAETYRSNIYQTQSDRKSDWITTTRAGARMEYKFGAKHMLTMGYNAGFLNYTHNTTNNYWDHVAHSLLSLNFPGGLEVNLGTRFLKSTIEQTATVAHTRPYERSFTDFSTAYRFADRWKAEAKYNREQLSFDHTVDKGQNFWQNLYGGVMYYRFTARTSALTEYNYVQKTFPNNRVANSSSNNMYFGVAFDPAGKLRGDFKAGYGWKQFDHDLATRDNSPKNWIMAANLIQDFTKYTSVSFNAARSFYDDTDFGNASYIGTGAGATFQHFFTQKIGSTATAIYRYNEYLDYNADPVTAQQKKRVDKRWDFGVGAIYRMNRWIEGRLEYQYITKNSNFETYSFDENRVMLKIIVTP
- a CDS encoding SLBB domain-containing protein; translated protein: MKCVRLGLSLLAAVAVFIVSLSPGISDRSILMPSAALAAEQSYVVGPEDELAITVWDHPDLGRKTRVNLEGMISFPLIGEVRAAGKSLIQLETDIKAKLANGFIVDPHVTIQITEYRSQKISIIGEVNQPGAYPLTKKTTLVEAIAMAGGVKQEADHEVMIVRPRTGNPKGGALLPNQVDPNDVIKVPIRDVLEGEKTHNIEVINGDTIFVPKIKVFYVTGEAKRPGQYTYLKGMTVLNAISTAGGFTEKASKRKVRIVREKGGKKEELAAALENQIEPGDTIVVPESFW
- a CDS encoding polysaccharide biosynthesis tyrosine autokinase — translated: MNIPGQEKEVHIYDYLRVLYKWRKQAIIFLAAIVFTVTVASFLMTPIYKGSTRILIEREAPKVLNMQDVMPISLDAVSTDFYQTQYKILQSRTVALRVVKTLNLAANPLFNTTKFPKGREPDKRTLDLILAERLLKRYKVQPIRNSRLVDLSFESPSPQFAADVTNAIAQSFIVNAMESKTNTSQEAKEFLTKQIEDQRRQLEESEQALQNYKEKYGIVQLTQVPGQKESENIAMQRLTGLTSNLIQAQTVRLETEARYREVKDLLDKGASYEAIPPISNNYLIQQLKVQEAQFEAQMSEFSQKFGEKHPKMIQLKKELDGVRQKIKTEAQQVIISLKNEYQIARAKEDSARGAMNAQKAEAQKLSEHGIQYGVLSREVEKNRELYENLLKRLKETSVVRELGTTNISIVDYAELPRVPERPKKAQYILLSFLVGVFLSVGLAFFLEYLDNTVKVPQDIETIMDIPCVALIPTINFAEELGDTSAANHELIVFHKPKSTVSEAFRSLRTAILFSFPVNSHRTLLLTSCVPREGKTFITANFALVMAYSGESVLLIDADMRKPQTHAVFGLSNEKGLSNAIVGEEPRIHKSVLHEKLDIMTSGPIPPNPAELLGSKHMTDLLESLKQKYDNIIIDSPPLTSVTDPIILSRLVDGVISIVHGGTTTRDMARRGAAQLRDINARLIGAVLNNIDIGKENYYYSHYYNYYYYHDYYGEDGTKKKKGRRGEPQNGNSSVASLLKRPIFGSKKNDRKSA
- a CDS encoding CpsB/CapC family capsule biosynthesis tyrosine phosphatase, producing the protein MTDIHVHVLPALDDGPDNMDDAIAMCAMAADDGIDTMVATPHMGNGTYENSKEIVFENVNQLNTELSARNIHLRVLPGADNHVSEQLDKLLQNGEAIAVNDNGRYVLVEFPKHIMPPRYLDWLFELRLKGLTPIFTHPERHTVIQSNTDLLREWVHGGGLVQVTAMSVTGEFGRNTRKCAEALLKHHLVHAIASDAHSKSHRRPILSKALKAAKDITDPDYAEKLVNDFPEAIVNGIDFVIPEPLAEKRTFFDRVRGR
- a CDS encoding four helix bundle protein, which gives rise to MELEELQIYGIARELSRIGWNVYRELKNEYRFGIGRQYLEAADSVGANIAEGYGRYHYLDSIKFYYNARGSLWEFKHWTDLLHERDLISKEVHEESVTK